From a region of the Lepus europaeus isolate LE1 chromosome 17, mLepTim1.pri, whole genome shotgun sequence genome:
- the PCBD1 gene encoding pterin-4-alpha-carbinolamine dehydratase: MAGKAHRLSAEERDQLLPNLRAVGWNELEGRDAIFKQFHFKDFNRAFGFMTRVALQAEKLDHHPEWFNVYNKVHITLSTHECAGLSERDINLASFIEQVAVSMT; the protein is encoded by the exons ATG GCTGGCAAAGCACACAGGCTGAGCGCTGAGGAGCGGGACCAGCTGCTGCCAAACCTGCGGGCCGTGGGGTGGAACGAGCTGGAGGGCCGCGACGCCATCTTCAAGCAGTTCCACTTCAAAGACTTCAACAGG GCTTTTGGGTTCATGACAAGAGTGGCCCTGCAGGCTGAGAAACTGGACCACCATCCTGAATGGTTTAACGTGTACAACAAG GTCCACATCACCCTGAGCACCCATGAGTGTGCAGGCCTCTCAGAGCGGGACATAAACCTGGCCAGTTTCATCGAACAAGTAGCAGTGTCCATGACATAG